One part of the Vibrio palustris genome encodes these proteins:
- the fabR gene encoding HTH-type transcriptional repressor FabR: MKPTGIRAQQKEKTRRSVIDAAFSQLSAERSFSNLSLREVAREAGIAPTSFYRHFKDMDELGLTMVDEGGLLLRQLMRQARQRIVREGSVIRTSVLTFMEFIDNSPNIFRLLLRERSGTSADFRAAVAREIQHFSAELAEYLIATGITRDDAKTQADASVTLVFNSGAEALDLNKKAREELALRLIKQLRMMAQGAHHQRKTLHTIK, translated from the coding sequence ATGAAACCGACTGGAATTCGAGCCCAGCAAAAAGAGAAAACTCGTCGCTCTGTCATTGATGCGGCATTTAGTCAGTTGAGCGCTGAACGAAGTTTTTCGAATTTGAGTTTGCGTGAAGTCGCACGTGAAGCCGGTATCGCACCGACGTCATTTTATCGACATTTTAAAGATATGGATGAATTGGGTTTAACCATGGTCGATGAAGGTGGCTTATTGTTACGACAGTTAATGCGCCAAGCTCGGCAAAGGATAGTGCGTGAAGGGAGTGTGATTCGGACCTCAGTACTCACGTTTATGGAATTTATTGATAATAGCCCTAACATATTTCGTTTATTATTACGTGAGCGCTCAGGTACCTCGGCCGATTTTCGTGCTGCTGTCGCTCGTGAGATCCAACATTTTTCTGCCGAGTTAGCCGAGTACCTAATTGCTACAGGTATCACTCGTGATGATGCTAAAACTCAAGCAGATGCATCGGTTACCTTAGTGTTTAACTCGGGAGCTGAAGCATTAGATCTCAATAAAAAAGCACGAGAGGAGTTAGCGCTCCGTTTAATTAAACAGTTGCGCATGATGGCCCAAGGGGCACATCATCAACGTAAAACCTTACATACGATCAAATAA
- the sthA gene encoding Si-specific NAD(P)(+) transhydrogenase gives MTAKYQFDVIVIGSGPGGEGAAMGLAKAGKNVAIIEKESGVGGGCTHWGTIPSKALRHAVSRILEFNKNPLFRKNNQHLQLRFSDILSHANHVIDQQTRLRQGFYDRNLCTLLFGVAQFVDQHTLALTDSEGGVEHITAEKFVIATGSRPYHPEGVDFSHPRIYDSDSILNLEHDPRHIVIYGAGVIGCEYASIFRGLGVKTDLINTRERLLSFLDNETSDAVSYHFWNSGVVIRNDEAFSSIEGRDDGVVINLESGKKMKADCLLYANGRSGNTEKLNLPAINLNANSRGQLHVNENYQTEIDNVYAVGDVIGYPSLASAAYDQGRFVAQSIVHGQATFKLIEEIPTGIYTIPEISSVGKTEQELTAAKVPYEVGRSSFQHLARAQIADMKVGSLKILFHRETKQILGIHCFGERASEIIHIGQAIMEQPGEANTIDYFVNTTFNYPTMAEAYRVAALNGLNRLF, from the coding sequence ATGACTGCTAAGTATCAATTCGACGTAATTGTCATCGGTAGTGGCCCAGGCGGTGAAGGGGCTGCAATGGGACTCGCCAAAGCTGGAAAGAACGTCGCCATAATCGAAAAAGAAAGCGGCGTTGGTGGTGGGTGTACTCACTGGGGAACCATTCCCTCTAAGGCATTGCGCCACGCAGTAAGCCGAATTCTTGAATTTAATAAAAACCCACTCTTTCGCAAAAATAACCAACATCTCCAGCTTCGCTTCTCAGACATTCTCTCCCATGCCAATCATGTTATTGACCAACAAACACGTTTACGCCAAGGGTTCTACGATCGTAACTTGTGCACCTTATTGTTTGGCGTTGCGCAATTTGTTGATCAACATACGTTGGCTTTAACAGATAGCGAAGGGGGTGTAGAACACATTACGGCGGAGAAATTTGTCATTGCAACTGGCTCACGCCCTTATCATCCTGAAGGCGTCGATTTCTCGCACCCACGCATTTACGATAGTGATTCGATTCTTAACCTAGAGCACGACCCTCGCCACATTGTCATTTACGGAGCTGGTGTCATTGGTTGTGAGTATGCGTCTATTTTCCGCGGATTAGGGGTAAAAACCGATCTCATCAATACCCGCGAGCGTTTACTATCATTTCTCGATAACGAAACCTCCGATGCTGTGTCTTATCACTTCTGGAACAGTGGTGTGGTGATTCGTAATGACGAGGCATTCTCGAGCATTGAAGGCCGAGACGACGGCGTCGTGATTAATCTCGAATCTGGTAAAAAAATGAAAGCCGATTGCCTGTTGTACGCTAACGGTCGTTCAGGTAATACAGAAAAGCTCAATCTGCCTGCTATTAACTTGAATGCGAATAGTCGTGGGCAATTGCATGTCAACGAGAACTATCAAACGGAAATTGACAATGTCTATGCGGTCGGTGATGTTATTGGCTACCCTAGCCTAGCGAGCGCCGCTTATGACCAAGGACGCTTTGTCGCCCAATCGATCGTCCACGGTCAGGCTACCTTTAAGTTAATTGAAGAGATTCCGACTGGTATTTATACCATTCCAGAAATCAGTTCAGTAGGTAAAACAGAGCAAGAGTTAACCGCCGCAAAAGTGCCTTACGAAGTTGGACGCTCTTCGTTCCAACACTTGGCACGGGCGCAAATTGCCGATATGAAAGTGGGCAGCTTGAAAATATTGTTCCATCGTGAAACCAAACAGATCCTCGGTATTCACTGTTTTGGTGAGCGCGCCTCTGAAATCATTCACATCGGACAAGCCATCATGGAACAACCCGGAGAAGCGAATACGATTGACTACTTCGTCAATACTACGTTTAACTATCCGACCATGGCAGAAGCCTATCGCGTCGCGGCCTTAAATGGATTAAACCGCTTGTTCTAA
- the dinF gene encoding MATE family efflux transporter DinF: protein MNSIYQTLLNRTVHRQVLWLAIPMVLSNITVPLLGLVDTAVIGHLSHAWYLGGVALGSTLISVSLWLLGFLRMSTTGLTAQAVGRANREQQARVLLQGLAMAMLLACGFLLIHQWIVDVAFHFSDASDKVKHYGEQYFSIRVLSAPAALANYVLLGWLLGTQNAKAPMWMVILTNIVNVSCDLWFVVGLEWQVAGAAWASVIADYVGTIFALLCVWRYWVKQHLPLPWVAWRGSTQGLSRFIKLNRDIFLRSLCLQLVFSFMTFQGAALGDRTVAANAILMSFVMFISYGMDGFAYAMEAMVGKAIGADSRQRLKEAMIGTVFWSLLICSGLTVVFGVLGDTLLGFMTNIAEVHHIALIYLPWLVAMPLVSMWCFLLDGVFIGATKGIEMRNSMFVAAATFFVVLLSTPLLGNHGIWLAMLCFMAMRGLTLAFVLTRQWRQQIFFSHVENH, encoded by the coding sequence GTGAACTCAATTTATCAAACCTTATTAAACCGTACAGTGCATCGCCAAGTATTATGGTTGGCGATCCCCATGGTGTTATCCAATATTACCGTCCCTTTACTTGGGCTGGTGGATACTGCCGTGATTGGCCATCTTTCACATGCGTGGTATCTCGGCGGGGTTGCGCTAGGCAGCACCTTAATCAGTGTTTCTTTATGGCTATTGGGCTTTTTACGTATGTCGACCACAGGTTTGACTGCGCAAGCGGTCGGACGCGCTAACCGTGAGCAACAAGCTCGCGTGTTATTGCAGGGGCTCGCCATGGCGATGCTGTTAGCATGCGGCTTTCTATTGATTCATCAATGGATTGTGGATGTGGCTTTTCATTTTAGTGATGCTAGTGACAAGGTGAAACACTACGGTGAGCAATATTTCTCGATACGCGTATTGAGTGCTCCCGCAGCGTTAGCAAATTATGTATTACTTGGCTGGCTACTGGGAACACAAAATGCGAAAGCACCGATGTGGATGGTCATTCTTACCAATATCGTGAATGTTTCTTGTGATTTATGGTTTGTTGTTGGCTTAGAGTGGCAAGTCGCAGGTGCAGCATGGGCCTCTGTTATCGCAGATTATGTCGGCACGATATTCGCGCTGCTATGTGTCTGGCGTTATTGGGTAAAACAGCACTTACCGCTACCTTGGGTGGCTTGGCGTGGTAGCACGCAAGGCCTGAGTCGTTTTATAAAATTAAACCGTGATATCTTTTTGCGCTCGTTATGCTTACAACTGGTCTTTAGCTTCATGACTTTTCAAGGCGCAGCGTTAGGTGATCGTACTGTCGCTGCCAATGCGATTTTGATGAGTTTTGTCATGTTTATCTCTTATGGCATGGATGGCTTTGCGTATGCAATGGAAGCCATGGTGGGTAAAGCGATAGGTGCGGATAGTCGGCAGCGTCTCAAAGAAGCCATGATAGGGACGGTGTTTTGGAGTTTGCTCATTTGTAGTGGGCTAACGGTAGTATTTGGTGTGCTGGGAGATACCTTGCTTGGCTTTATGACCAACATTGCCGAGGTACACCATATCGCACTTATTTATCTCCCATGGCTGGTGGCTATGCCATTAGTGTCGATGTGGTGCTTTCTATTAGATGGTGTATTTATTGGCGCGACTAAAGGCATCGAAATGCGCAACAGTATGTTTGTTGCAGCGGCGACGTTCTTTGTTGTATTACTCAGTACGCCACTATTAGGCAATCACGGCATATGGTTGGCTATGCTATGTTTTATGGCTATGAGAGGCTTAACCTTGGCGTTTGTTTTAACCCGGCAATGGCGACAGCAGATCTTTTTCTCGCATGTAGAAAATCATTAA
- a CDS encoding class I SAM-dependent methyltransferase, whose product MCSRLSEPNQTVNAIPAHLLQPLWFRSRESLSDNGVIYDPIAADVCQRCHLSMDCGRANLAQQQLLNATLTQQCDQRVRQFLERHPDGWIINLGAGLDTRFYRIDNGLCHWIEVDVSEHLLLRQKLFHRSERYQNMAGSVKDLSWLQNLPMSDSTPTLILCEYALLDCDNHAVSHVVKTLGRHFSAATACFVLAGDKTSTPLGKKLGTSLYAHGFADCQTAMLNCLPWLKKIAMTSPLDHPCPRWKWWQKGLGAWQRYKYRFTPVIVSMRW is encoded by the coding sequence ATGTGCTCTCGCCTATCTGAACCAAACCAAACAGTTAATGCTATTCCTGCCCATTTGCTACAACCACTATGGTTTCGTAGCCGCGAAAGCTTATCTGACAATGGGGTTATCTATGATCCGATTGCCGCTGATGTATGCCAACGTTGTCATCTTTCTATGGATTGTGGGCGTGCGAACCTTGCTCAGCAACAACTCCTTAACGCGACGCTTACCCAGCAATGCGACCAACGGGTCCGCCAATTTCTAGAGAGACACCCTGACGGGTGGATTATTAATTTAGGAGCTGGGCTCGATACCCGTTTTTATCGCATTGATAATGGCTTATGTCATTGGATTGAAGTGGATGTCTCCGAACACTTACTGTTACGACAAAAGTTGTTTCATCGCAGTGAACGCTATCAAAATATGGCGGGCAGTGTGAAAGACCTTTCCTGGCTACAGAATTTACCCATGTCAGACAGCACACCAACATTGATCCTTTGTGAATATGCGTTATTAGATTGTGATAATCATGCGGTTAGCCATGTGGTGAAAACTCTAGGGCGACACTTCTCTGCGGCGACAGCGTGTTTTGTGCTAGCGGGGGATAAAACGTCCACCCCGCTTGGGAAAAAGCTAGGAACGTCATTGTATGCCCATGGCTTTGCAGATTGCCAAACGGCTATGTTGAACTGTTTACCATGGTTGAAAAAAATAGCGATGACATCGCCACTTGATCATCCATGCCCACGTTGGAAGTGGTGGCAAAAAGGGTTAGGGGCTTGGCAAAGGTATAAATATCGCTTCACCCCTGTAATCGTGTCTATGCGCTGGTAA
- the lexA gene encoding transcriptional repressor LexA, with protein MKPLTPRQQQVFELIKSKIDETGMPPTRAEIARELGFRSANAAEEHLKALARKQVIQIVPGASRGIRVIPDVIADVEVPVDLGLPLIGRVAAGEPILAQEHVESHYHVDPMMFRPSADFLLRVQGESMKNIGIMDGDLLAVHKTQDVRNGQVVVARVEDDVTVKRLEQNGSTVFLHAENEAFSPIEVDLKSQHMSIEGVAVGIIRNTDWM; from the coding sequence ATGAAGCCGTTAACGCCACGACAACAACAAGTATTTGAACTCATCAAAAGTAAAATTGATGAAACCGGAATGCCACCGACACGTGCAGAAATCGCGCGTGAACTTGGTTTTCGCTCTGCTAATGCAGCAGAAGAGCACCTGAAAGCTTTAGCACGTAAGCAAGTCATTCAAATTGTACCCGGTGCTTCGCGTGGTATTCGTGTTATACCTGACGTCATTGCCGACGTTGAAGTCCCTGTCGATTTAGGTCTGCCGTTAATTGGTCGTGTTGCCGCAGGTGAGCCGATCTTAGCTCAAGAGCATGTCGAATCTCATTACCATGTTGATCCCATGATGTTTCGTCCAAGCGCTGATTTCTTATTGCGAGTTCAGGGCGAGAGTATGAAAAATATTGGTATTATGGATGGTGACTTACTGGCTGTGCACAAAACGCAAGATGTTCGTAACGGACAAGTCGTTGTAGCACGTGTAGAAGACGATGTTACGGTGAAGCGTTTAGAGCAAAATGGTTCAACGGTATTTTTACATGCTGAAAACGAGGCTTTTTCACCGATTGAAGTCGACTTGAAATCACAGCATATGAGCATCGAAGGTGTTGCCGTAGGTATTATTCGTAATACAGATTGGATGTGA
- the plsB gene encoding glycerol-3-phosphate 1-O-acyltransferase PlsB yields the protein MSSRHHYTRSLLKLPLKPLVKGSAIPANPVDDLAINLNKPIVYALPFRSNVDLLTLRHYALNAGLPDPLEPLIINGESFDRFVYNTSRPNKRRRYTDIPTASVELFEQLLKQHKIDPELDIQVIPVTVLWGRSPGKEGQCKPYLRAYTSLQKAKMVIKHGRDCLVRFSPVVSLRYMADQHGTDVTIAHKLARVARIHFSRQKLAASGPDLPGRHQLFKRLMTSPVVKKAIADEAKSKKISEEKASHEAHKILDEIAANFSYSFVKKGDRLLGWLWNRIYQGLNVNNASTVRRLAQDGHEVVYVPCHRSHMDYLLLSYVLFHEGMVPPHIAAGINLNFFPAGPLFRRGGAFFIRRSFKGNKLYSTLFREYLVELFAKGYSVEYFSEGGRSRTGRLLPAKTGMLAMTIQAMLRGLNRPVTLVPVYIGYEHVMEVNSYAKELKGNRKEKENAGLVLRTIRKLRNFGQGYVNFGEPITINQYLNEKVPEWTQDIDPLGNSKPQWLTPVVNDLATKMMTHINGAAAANAMTLCATALLASRQRALSRNSLIKQVDCYMKLLTNVPYSDTVTVPEQSAEELVTHAESLDKFIIETDKMGDIISLDRQQSILMTYYRNNIIHLLAIPSLIAQIVVRHQSIHKEDIVKHVTTIYPFLKQELFITHDINEMPQLIERYLQEFAQQQLIVVDGDIVTMKQNNAQRTMRLGRIIAETLQRYAIALNLLVMHSELNKSELEKHSQAIAQRLGRLHGINAPEFFDKGVFSALFVTLKQQGYIDENGERQLEQCQAFTDQLNTMITPEVRLTIQESLYRDTQLA from the coding sequence ATGTCGTCAAGACACCATTACACGCGTTCGCTACTGAAACTGCCACTAAAGCCCCTAGTGAAAGGCAGTGCAATACCTGCAAATCCCGTCGATGACTTAGCAATTAATCTTAACAAACCTATTGTTTATGCTCTACCTTTTCGCTCTAACGTAGACTTACTAACCCTACGTCACTACGCGTTAAACGCAGGTCTGCCAGATCCGCTAGAACCTCTGATTATTAATGGCGAATCGTTCGATCGTTTTGTTTATAATACGTCTCGACCAAACAAGCGTCGTCGTTATACCGATATTCCAACCGCGTCTGTCGAACTATTCGAACAATTACTCAAACAGCATAAAATCGACCCTGAGCTGGATATCCAAGTCATTCCTGTCACCGTATTATGGGGACGTAGTCCAGGTAAAGAAGGTCAATGTAAACCTTACCTGCGCGCTTATACATCATTACAAAAAGCGAAAATGGTCATTAAACACGGCCGAGATTGCCTAGTCCGATTTAGTCCAGTGGTGTCATTACGCTATATGGCCGATCAACACGGCACGGATGTGACGATTGCCCATAAGCTTGCTCGCGTTGCACGTATTCATTTCTCGCGTCAAAAGTTAGCCGCATCTGGGCCTGATTTGCCGGGTAGACATCAATTATTTAAACGCTTAATGACCTCTCCTGTGGTAAAGAAAGCCATTGCTGATGAAGCCAAGAGCAAAAAAATCTCGGAAGAAAAAGCCAGTCACGAAGCACATAAAATACTTGATGAGATCGCGGCTAATTTTTCTTATTCGTTTGTTAAAAAAGGAGATCGCCTCCTCGGCTGGTTATGGAACCGTATTTATCAAGGATTAAACGTTAATAATGCATCCACAGTCCGTCGTTTAGCTCAAGACGGTCATGAAGTCGTTTATGTGCCATGTCATCGTAGTCATATGGATTACTTATTATTATCTTATGTGTTGTTTCATGAAGGCATGGTCCCTCCACATATTGCAGCAGGCATTAACCTAAATTTCTTTCCAGCAGGACCACTATTTAGACGTGGTGGCGCATTCTTTATTCGCCGGAGTTTTAAAGGCAATAAACTGTATTCCACACTCTTTCGCGAATACCTAGTTGAGCTATTTGCTAAAGGTTATTCTGTTGAGTACTTCAGTGAAGGCGGCCGCTCGCGTACGGGCCGTTTACTACCGGCTAAGACAGGTATGCTCGCCATGACCATTCAGGCTATGCTACGTGGTTTAAACCGTCCCGTGACACTCGTGCCAGTCTATATTGGCTATGAACATGTCATGGAAGTAAACTCATACGCGAAAGAGCTGAAAGGAAATCGTAAAGAAAAAGAAAATGCAGGCCTTGTGCTGCGTACGATCCGTAAACTACGTAACTTCGGACAGGGTTATGTCAATTTTGGTGAGCCGATTACTATTAATCAGTATCTGAATGAAAAAGTGCCGGAATGGACGCAAGATATTGACCCTCTTGGTAACAGTAAGCCGCAATGGCTGACACCGGTGGTCAACGATCTTGCGACTAAGATGATGACGCATATTAATGGGGCCGCCGCGGCTAATGCTATGACGTTGTGCGCGACAGCACTCTTGGCATCTCGACAGCGTGCACTATCGCGTAACAGTCTCATCAAGCAGGTGGATTGTTATATGAAGCTACTCACCAATGTGCCTTATTCTGACACCGTCACCGTACCTGAACAAAGTGCCGAAGAGCTCGTCACACATGCAGAGTCTTTAGATAAGTTCATTATCGAAACCGATAAAATGGGCGATATTATTTCTCTTGATCGGCAGCAATCTATCTTAATGACCTATTACCGTAATAACATTATCCACTTACTTGCGATACCGTCGTTGATAGCACAAATCGTTGTACGTCATCAGAGTATTCATAAAGAAGACATTGTTAAACATGTCACGACGATTTATCCGTTTTTAAAACAAGAGCTGTTTATTACTCATGACATCAATGAGATGCCCCAATTAATTGAACGATATTTGCAAGAGTTTGCACAGCAGCAATTAATTGTCGTTGATGGTGATATCGTCACCATGAAACAAAACAATGCCCAACGTACTATGCGCCTTGGTCGTATCATTGCTGAAACCTTGCAACGTTATGCCATTGCTTTGAATTTACTAGTGATGCATTCAGAACTGAATAAATCAGAATTAGAAAAGCATAGCCAAGCTATCGCGCAACGTCTTGGCCGTTTGCATGGTATTAATGCGCCCGAGTTCTTCGATAAAGGCGTATTTAGTGCATTATTTGTGACCTTAAAGCAACAAGGTTATATCGATGAGAATGGTGAGAGACAGCTAGAACAATGCCAAGCATTTACTGATCAGCTTAATACGATGATAACGCCTGAAGTGCGTTTAACGATTCAAGAAAGCTTATATCGCGATACTCAGTTAGCTTAA
- the ubiA gene encoding 4-hydroxybenzoate octaprenyltransferase — protein sequence MSFKKLQAFWFLTRMNRPIGSLLLLWPTLWALIMAAQGMPDWNVTLVFVLGVFLMRSAGCVINDFADRKVDGFVKRTRNRPLPSGEISSKEAIALFVILGLISFALVLTMNDLTIRLSFFGMGLAFIYPFMKRFTHLPQLFLGLAFSWSIPMAWAAQSGDISPIAWVLFVVNVAWTIAYDTQYAMVDRDDDLVIGIKSTAILFGRCDKLIIGLLQLFSLGLLITLGWVEQLGVSFYWGLLLAGGLFVYQQHLIRHRERGPCFEAFLNNNYVGGAIALGLLIAYW from the coding sequence ATGTCTTTTAAAAAACTGCAAGCCTTTTGGTTTTTAACTCGAATGAATCGACCTATAGGCTCTCTTCTTCTGCTGTGGCCTACCTTGTGGGCCTTGATTATGGCTGCTCAAGGCATGCCTGATTGGAATGTCACTTTAGTCTTCGTGCTTGGCGTGTTTTTAATGCGTTCAGCAGGATGTGTGATTAATGATTTTGCAGATAGAAAAGTCGATGGGTTTGTAAAACGTACTCGAAATAGACCTTTACCATCAGGAGAGATATCGTCTAAAGAAGCCATCGCATTGTTTGTGATTTTGGGGCTCATTTCTTTTGCGCTGGTCTTAACTATGAATGACTTAACGATACGTTTGTCGTTCTTTGGTATGGGACTCGCATTTATTTATCCTTTTATGAAACGGTTTACTCATTTACCACAACTGTTTCTTGGATTGGCATTTAGTTGGTCAATCCCGATGGCGTGGGCGGCGCAATCAGGCGATATTTCACCGATCGCTTGGGTATTATTTGTCGTCAATGTTGCTTGGACTATCGCTTATGACACCCAGTATGCGATGGTCGATCGTGACGATGATTTGGTCATTGGTATTAAATCGACAGCGATACTCTTTGGCCGTTGCGACAAGCTCATTATTGGTCTGTTGCAGTTGTTTTCATTGGGATTATTAATCACGCTCGGTTGGGTTGAACAATTAGGCGTCAGCTTTTATTGGGGATTATTATTGGCTGGTGGGTTGTTTGTATATCAACAACATTTAATACGTCACCGCGAACGAGGACCGTGTTTTGAAGCGTTCCTTAATAATAATTATGTAGGCGGCGCGATTGCCTTGGGTTTATTAATTGCGTATTGGTAA
- a CDS encoding chorismate lyase yields the protein MNKSISLHLSDLCQVYWHKPDEFTYPNAESISWLQEMASLSQRLAQDCHQLKVKVINNQHVAFNSFRPIEHQGLPCEDYWVRDVVLCGDDQPWVIARTLIPLSMLENTPYDLAKLGNKPLGLTVFNNKHAKRDQLEVGYLSKEHPALLARRSRLWMDHHAMLVSEIFLPESPIYK from the coding sequence ATGAATAAGTCAATTTCGCTTCACCTATCTGATTTATGCCAAGTGTATTGGCACAAACCAGACGAATTTACTTACCCCAATGCCGAATCCATATCTTGGTTACAAGAGATGGCATCATTGTCTCAGCGTTTAGCTCAAGATTGTCATCAACTTAAAGTGAAAGTGATCAATAATCAACATGTTGCATTTAATTCTTTTCGGCCTATTGAGCACCAAGGTTTGCCGTGTGAAGACTATTGGGTGAGGGATGTTGTGCTATGTGGAGATGATCAGCCTTGGGTTATCGCACGAACATTAATTCCCTTATCAATGCTAGAAAACACGCCATATGACTTAGCTAAGTTGGGCAATAAACCGCTCGGACTGACGGTTTTTAATAATAAACATGCCAAAAGAGATCAATTGGAAGTTGGATATCTCTCAAAAGAGCATCCAGCATTGCTGGCTCGTCGCTCTCGCCTCTGGATGGACCATCATGCGATGCTAGTGTCAGAAATATTTTTGCCTGAATCCCCTATTTATAAGTAA
- a CDS encoding flagellar basal body-associated protein FliL, translating to MLKRVITQLIITMSLLVSFSAFSEEAKDPATHKLAYFTLQPDLTTNFHTKGKKLGYIQVRVDIMVASDADLPIVERHQPLIRDAIVEQLGEESEDKIKSLSGREDIRKHLVDKINNILLAETGRKIIADLLFTKYMYQ from the coding sequence ATGCTAAAACGTGTTATAACCCAATTGATTATTACTATGAGCCTGCTCGTGTCTTTTTCTGCATTTTCAGAAGAAGCCAAAGATCCGGCAACCCATAAGCTCGCCTATTTTACCCTTCAACCCGATCTCACGACGAACTTTCATACAAAGGGGAAAAAGCTCGGGTACATACAAGTGAGAGTCGACATCATGGTCGCAAGTGATGCCGACCTACCGATTGTTGAACGTCACCAACCATTGATTCGTGATGCAATCGTCGAGCAGCTTGGTGAAGAAAGTGAAGATAAAATTAAGTCTCTTTCAGGCAGAGAAGATATTCGTAAACATCTCGTCGATAAAATTAATAATATTCTCTTAGCCGAAACCGGTCGCAAAATTATTGCTGACTTGCTTTTCACTAAATATATGTACCAATAA
- the glpG gene encoding rhomboid family intramembrane serine protease GlpG, whose amino-acid sequence MIKLVTLNNPRMAQAYIDYMSTHQVVIQLFPEGEGQFSLWLADESQQEFVVAELNAFLHDPTHSKYLAASWSSNNTSRPHLQYASPKLMTMVKERAGAFTLAMMALCTVIFVLQQFGLGSRVFEALHFPSTQAQHWQLWRWVTHALLHFSILHIVFNLLWWWEFGGHIEKRLGSVTLLKIFVVSAVLSGAGQYWVAGANFGGLSGVVYALLGYSWMLSYYLPSAGVKIEKPIIGFMLFWLVLGYVQPFMAIANTAHLAGLIAGVGLGLSDVWRWRQS is encoded by the coding sequence ATGATTAAACTGGTTACTCTCAATAATCCTCGTATGGCGCAAGCCTATATTGATTACATGTCTACTCACCAGGTGGTGATTCAGTTATTCCCCGAGGGAGAGGGCCAGTTCTCATTATGGCTTGCTGATGAATCACAGCAAGAATTCGTTGTCGCTGAGCTCAATGCTTTCTTACATGATCCTACTCACTCCAAATATCTTGCTGCATCTTGGTCTAGTAATAATACCAGTCGTCCTCATTTACAGTATGCCTCGCCAAAACTCATGACGATGGTGAAAGAAAGGGCTGGAGCGTTCACTTTAGCAATGATGGCGCTCTGTACCGTTATTTTTGTATTGCAGCAATTTGGATTAGGAAGCCGGGTATTTGAGGCATTGCATTTTCCATCGACACAAGCACAGCATTGGCAATTGTGGCGATGGGTAACCCATGCTTTACTGCATTTTTCTATCCTGCATATCGTGTTTAACTTGTTGTGGTGGTGGGAGTTTGGTGGACATATTGAGAAGCGTCTCGGTAGCGTGACACTACTTAAAATCTTTGTAGTATCGGCCGTGTTATCGGGAGCAGGGCAGTATTGGGTTGCTGGCGCTAATTTTGGTGGATTATCTGGAGTGGTGTATGCACTATTGGGGTATTCATGGATGCTCTCTTATTACTTACCGAGTGCAGGTGTGAAGATTGAAAAACCAATCATTGGATTTATGCTGTTTTGGTTAGTATTAGGGTATGTACAACCCTTCATGGCGATTGCAAATACGGCTCATTTGGCGGGTTTGATAGCGGGCGTCGGCTTAGGTCTAAGTGATGTGTGGCGTTGGCGTCAATCATAA
- the glpE gene encoding thiosulfate sulfurtransferase GlpE produces the protein MDQFQHIDVVSAQDLIEKRAAKIVDIRDPRSFKEAHAESSYHLTNDTMVEFMNEVDFDEPVLVICYHGNSSQGAAQYLISQGFDEVYSVDGGFEAWQRANLPVATNMAK, from the coding sequence ATGGATCAATTCCAACATATCGATGTCGTCAGTGCTCAAGATCTGATAGAAAAGAGAGCCGCTAAGATCGTAGATATTCGCGATCCTCGATCATTTAAAGAGGCTCATGCTGAGTCTTCATATCATTTAACCAATGACACCATGGTTGAGTTTATGAATGAAGTAGACTTTGACGAACCAGTATTGGTGATTTGCTACCACGGCAATAGTAGCCAAGGCGCGGCTCAATACTTGATCAGTCAAGGGTTTGATGAGGTTTACAGTGTTGATGGTGGCTTTGAAGCATGGCAACGCGCTAATCTTCCTGTTGCAACCAACATGGCGAAGTAA